A single window of Zea mays cultivar B73 chromosome 10, Zm-B73-REFERENCE-NAM-5.0, whole genome shotgun sequence DNA harbors:
- the LOC103640651 gene encoding regulatory-associated protein of TOR 1 isoform X2, producing the protein MALGDLMASRLVHSSSSRGLSSSPTPPLPNQHHHQNHNHTGDGLLAASGPEPRNGLEADEVDKSAPVPYLPQLVVLCEQRHEPEGIDEAAAAAAGPSTSGLVSKWRPKDRMKTGCVALVLCLNISVDPPDVIKISPCARMECWIDPFSMAPPKALESIGKTLHSQYERWQPKARYKLQLDPTVEEVKKLCNTCRKYARSERVLFHYNGHGVPKPTSNGEIWVFNKSYTQYIPLPITDLDSWLKTPSIYVFDCSASGIIVKAFLERLDWSSSSSASSRKDCILLAACEAHQTLPQSAEFPADVFTACLTTPIKMALHWFCKRSLLRGSLDLSLIDQIPGRQNDRKTLLGELNWIFTAITDTIAWNVLPHDLFQRLFRQDLLVASLFRNFLLAERIMRSANCSPVSYPLLPPTHQHHMWDAWDMAAEICLSKLPQLIADPNAEFQPSPFFTEQLTAFEVWLDHGSEDKKPPEQLPIVLQVLLSQSHRFRALVLLGRFLDMGPWAVDLALSVGIFPYVLKLLQTSAMELRQILVFIWTKILSLDKSCQVDLVKDGGHTYFVRFLDSLDAYPEQRAMAAFVLAVIVDGHRTGQEACMNAGLIDVCLRHLQPENPHDSQTEPLLLQWLCLCLGKLWEDFPDVQLLTLQTNTPEIVLCLLSEPQPEVRAAAVFALGTLLDTTSSNGADDDSDYDEKVKAEINVVRSLLQISSDASPLVRSEVAIALTRFALGHNKHLKSVAAEYWKPQSNSLLKSLPSLANINNPNNVYSPNNILQGSIGPVLRVGSDSSAAGRDGRMSTSSPIATSSIMHGSPQSDDSSQLSDSGLLLRENASNGGPGYTRSRPVDNVIYSQFISTMCSFAKDPYPRIATIGRRALSLIGVEQVVMKNTRFNSGGAHRGETSASNFGMARSSSWLDMNSGNNLIKFRTPPVSPPQHDFLPGLRRVCSMEFGQHPISSPDGLAVPLLSSAAATSNAELSILPQSTIYNWSCGHFSRPLLIGSDDNEEANARREERERLALDYIAKCQRSSCKMTNQIASWDTRFELGTKTALLLPFSPIVVAADENEQIRVWNYDDALPVNSYQNHNLSDRGLSKLLLINELDESLLLAASSDGNVRVWKNFTQKGGQKLVTAFSSVQGHRTAGRSIVIDWQQQSGYLYASGDMSSILLWDLDKEQQLSTIQSSGDSAISSLSASQVCSGHFAAGFAAGSVRIYDIRSPDRVVYTARPHAPRTEKVVGIGFQPGFDPYKIVSASQAGDIQFLDVRRSAEPYLTIEAHRGSLTALAVHRHAPVVASGSAKQMIKVFSLEGEQLTIIRYQPSFMGQRIGTVNCLSFHPYKSLLSAGAGDNALVSIYAEENYK; encoded by the exons ATGGCATTGGGAGATCTCATGGCGTCCAGGCTCGTCCACTCCTCGTCCTCCAGGGGACTGTCGTCCTCGCCGACGCCGCCGTTGCCCAATCAACACCACCACCAGAACCACAACCATACCGGGGATGGCCTCCTGGCTGCCAGCGGGCCGGAGCCCAGGAACGGGCTGGAGGCCGACGAGGTGGATAAGTCGGCGCCCGTGCCGTACCTGCCCCAGCTGGTCGTGCTGTGCGAGCAGCGCCACGAGCCTGAGGGGATCGATGAGGCTGCGGCCGCAGCCGCAGGGCCCTCCACCAGTGGCCTCGTCTCCAAGTGGCGCCCCAAGGATCGG ATGAAGACAGGATGTGTTGCACTTGTATTATGTTTAAACATAAGTGTGGATCCACCTGATGTAATTAAAATTTCCCCTTGTGCAAGAATGGAGTGCTGGATAG ATCCTTTTTCTATGGCACCTCCTAAAGCCCTTGAGAGTATTGGAAAAACGTTGCATTCACAGTATGAGCGCTGGCAACCTAAG GCTCGATACAAGCTTCAGCTGGACCCAACAGTGGAGGAAGTTAAGAAGCTTTGCAATACTTGCCGCAAATATGCCAGATCAGAGAGAGTTCTTTTCCATTATAATGGCCATGGCGTACCAAAGCCTACATCTAATGGTGAGATTTGGGTGTTTAACAAG AGTTACACACAGTATATTCCACTTCCAATTACTGATCTTGATTCATGGCTGAAGACACCTTCAATTTACGTTTTTGATTGCTCAGCGTCTGGAATTATTGTGAAAGCTTTTCTAGAG CGCCTAGATTGGAGTTCTAGCTcctctgcatcttcacggaaggACTGCATTCTTCTTGCTGCCTGTGAGGCACATCAAACTCTTCCTCAGAGTGCAGAATTTCCTGCCGATGTGTTTACAGCTTGCCTCACAACACCCATCAAAATGGCTTTGCACTG GTTTTGTAAGCGATCATTACTCCGTGGTTCTCTGGATCTTTCTCTTATTGACCAAATTCCTGGAAGGCAAAATGACCGTAAAACTCTTCTTGGGGAGCTCAATTGGATTTTTACTGCTATAACAGATACAATTGCATGGAATGTTCTTCCTCATG ATCTGTTCCAAAGGCTTTTCAGGCAAGATCTtcttgttgctagcctctttcgtAACTTCTTGCTTGCTGAGAGAATCATGCGATCAGCAAATTGTTCTCCAGTTTCTTATCCGTTGTTACCTCCAACACATCAACACCATATGTG GGATGCATGGGACATGGCTGCTGAGATTTGCCTTTCCAAGCTTCCTCAGTTAATTGCTGATCCAAATGCAGAGTTTCAG CCAAGTCCGTTTTTTACGGAACAACTGACGGCTttcgaagtgtggcttgatcatggcTCCGAGGACAAGAAACCTCCTGAACAGTTACCCATAGTTCTTCAG GTCCTGCTTAGTCAATCACACAGATTTAGAGCACTTGTTCTGCTCGGAAGATTTCTTGACATGGGGCCGTGGGCAGTTGATTTG GCCCTGTCTGTCGGAATATTTCCTTATGTACTCAAACTGCTTCAAACAAGTGCAATGGAGTTGCGTCAAATTCTTGTGTTTATATGGACAAAAATTCTCTCTCTTGATAAG TCGTGCCAGGTTGATTTGGTTAAAGATGGAGGACACACATATTTTGTTAGGTTTCTTGACAGTTTGGATGCTTACCCAGAACAGCGTGCAATGGCTGCTTTTGTTTTAGCAGTCATTGTGGATGGGCATAGGACAGGCCAAGAGGCTTGTATGAATGCAGGGCTTATAGATGTTTGCTTGAGACACCTGCAACCTGAGAATCCTCATGATTCACAGACAGAACCTTTACTTCTACAGTGGCTTTGTTTATGCCTTGGGAAACTCTGGGAAGATTTCCCTGATGTTCAGCTGCTTACTTTACAAACAAATACGCCAGAAATTGTACTATGCTTATTGTCGGAGCCTCAACCTGAG GTCAGAGCTGCTGCTGTTTTTGCACTTGGGACTCTCCTGGATACTACATCATCAAATGGCGCTGATGATGATTCTGACTATGATGAAAAGGTGAAAGCTGAAATAAATGTAGTTCGAAGCCTTCTGCAGATATCTTCAGATGCCAGTCCCCTTGTTCGATCTGAGGTTGCTATAG CGCTTACTCGCTTTGCATTGGGTCATAACAAACATCTCAAATCTGTTGCGGCTGAGTATTGGAAACCTCAATCCAATTCATTGCTGAAGTCACTGCCATCATTGGCAAATATAAATAACCCAAACAATGTTTACAGTCCCAACAATATTCTACAAGGCAGCATTGGTCCTGTGCTGAGGGTTGGCAGTGATAGCAGTGCTGCTGGTCGTGATGGAAGAATGTCTACAAGTAGCCCAATTGCAACAAGTAGCATCATGCATGGCTCTCCCCAGTCAGACGATTCTTCCCAACTCTCTGATTCTGGCTTATTACTGAGAGAGAATGCTAGTAATGGTGGTCCCGGCTACACTAGGTCCAGGCCTGTTGATAATGTCATTTATTCTCAATTTATATCAACTATGTGTTCTTTTGCTAAAGATCCTTACCCAAGAATTGCAACTATTGGTCGGAGAGCACTGTCCCTTATAGGTGTTGAACAAGTAGTCATGAAAAATACTAGATTTAATAGTGGAGGTGCACATCGGGGAGAGACATCTGCTTCAAACTTTGGAATGGCACGCTCTTCATCCTGGCTTGATATGAATTCTG GAAACAACTTGATAAAATTTAGGACCCCTCCTGTTAGCCCTCCTCAGCATGATTTTCTTCCAGGATTACGCCGAGTGTGTTCTATGGAGTTTGGACAACATCCTATAAGTTCACCTGATGGCTTAGCTGTTCCCCTTTTAAGCTCCGCTGCAGCTACCAGTAATGCTGAACTAAGTATACTCCCTCAATCAACAATTTATAACTGGAGTTGTGGTCACTTCTCTAGGCCTCTTTTAATTGGCTCTGATGATAACGAAGAGGCAAATGCTAGAAGGGAAGAGAGAGAACGACTTGCACTAGATTATATCGCTAAGTGCCAGCGCTCCT CTTGCAAGATGACAAACCAAATTGCTAGTTGGGATACGAGGTTTGAGTTGGGAACAAAAACAGCTTTATTGTTGCCATTTTCTCCGATCGTTGTTGCAGCTGATGAAAATGAGCAAATAAG AGTGTGGAACTACGACGATGCGCTGCCAGTGAACTCTTATCAAAACCATAATTTGTCAGACAGAGGGCTATCCAAACTTTTGCTGATTAATGAGCTTGATGAGAGCTTGCTTTTAGCTGCCTCAA GTGATGGAAATGTACGTGTATGGAAAAATTTTACTCAAAAGGGAGGACAAAAACTTGTAACGGCTTTCTCATCCGTTCAGGGACATCGAACTGCTGGTCGCAGTATTGTGATTGACTGGCAGCAGCAATCTGGTTATCTT TATGCATCTGGTGACATGTCTTCCATCTTGCTATGGGATCTTGACAAGGAACAACAACTCAGCACTATTCAGTCATCTGGTGATAGTGCCATTTCTTCACTG TCTGCATCTCAGGTCTGCTCTGGACATTTTGCTGCTGGTTTTGCTGCTGGTTCTGTCAGGATATATGACATACGCTCTCCTGATAG GGTTGTCTATACGGCCAGGCCACACGCACCAAGAACAGAAAAGGTTGTAGGCATAGGGTTTCAACCTGGGTTTGATCCTTACAAG ATTGTAAGCGCATCTCAAGCTGGAGACATTCAGTTTCTTGATGTTAGAAGGTCAGCAGAACCCTACCTGACTATTGAGGCACACAGGGGTTCACTTACAGCATTGGCGGTTCACCGGCATGCCCCAGTTGTTGCTAGTGGCTCAGCCAAGCAGATGATTAAAGTGTTTAGTCTTGAAGGAGAGCAGTTGACAATAATTCGCTACCAGCCATCTTTTATGGGCCAAAGAATAGGCACTGTGAACTGCCTTTCTTTTCACCCATACAAATCACTCCTATCTGCTGGTGCTGGTGATAATGCTCTTGTCTCTATCTACGCCGAGGAAAATTACAAGTAA
- the LOC103640651 gene encoding regulatory-associated protein of TOR 1 isoform X1 → MALGDLMASRLVHSSSSRGLSSSPTPPLPNQHHHQNHNHTGDGLLAASGPEPRNGLEADEVDKSAPVPYLPQLVVLCEQRHEPEGIDEAAAAAAGPSTSGLVSKWRPKDRMKTGCVALVLCLNISVDPPDVIKISPCARMECWIDPFSMAPPKALESIGKTLHSQYERWQPKARYKLQLDPTVEEVKKLCNTCRKYARSERVLFHYNGHGVPKPTSNGEIWVFNKSYTQYIPLPITDLDSWLKTPSIYVFDCSASGIIVKAFLERLDWSSSSSASSRKDCILLAACEAHQTLPQSAEFPADVFTACLTTPIKMALHWFCKRSLLRGSLDLSLIDQIPGRQNDRKTLLGELNWIFTAITDTIAWNVLPHDLFQRLFRQDLLVASLFRNFLLAERIMRSANCSPVSYPLLPPTHQHHMWDAWDMAAEICLSKLPQLIADPNAEFQPSPFFTEQLTAFEVWLDHGSEDKKPPEQLPIVLQVLLSQSHRFRALVLLGRFLDMGPWAVDLALSVGIFPYVLKLLQTSAMELRQILVFIWTKILSLDKSCQVDLVKDGGHTYFVRFLDSLDAYPEQRAMAAFVLAVIVDGHRTGQEACMNAGLIDVCLRHLQPENPHDSQTEPLLLQWLCLCLGKLWEDFPDVQLLTLQTNTPEIVLCLLSEPQPEVRAAAVFALGTLLDTTSSNGADDDSDYDEKVKAEINVVRSLLQISSDASPLVRSEVAIALTRFALGHNKHLKSVAAEYWKPQSNSLLKSLPSLANINNPNNVYSPNNILQGSIGPVLRVGSDSSAAGRDGRMSTSSPIATSSIMHGSPQSDDSSQLSDSGLLLRENASNGGPGYTRSRPVDNVIYSQFISTMCSFAKDPYPRIATIGRRALSLIGVEQVVMKNTRFNSGGAHRGETSASNFGMARSSSWLDMNSGNNLIKFRTPPVSPPQHDFLPGLRRVCSMEFGQHPISSPDGLAVPLLSSAAATSNAELSILPQSTIYNWSCGHFSRPLLIGSDDNEEANARREERERLALDYIAKCQRSSACKMTNQIASWDTRFELGTKTALLLPFSPIVVAADENEQIRVWNYDDALPVNSYQNHNLSDRGLSKLLLINELDESLLLAASSDGNVRVWKNFTQKGGQKLVTAFSSVQGHRTAGRSIVIDWQQQSGYLYASGDMSSILLWDLDKEQQLSTIQSSGDSAISSLSASQVCSGHFAAGFAAGSVRIYDIRSPDRVVYTARPHAPRTEKVVGIGFQPGFDPYKIVSASQAGDIQFLDVRRSAEPYLTIEAHRGSLTALAVHRHAPVVASGSAKQMIKVFSLEGEQLTIIRYQPSFMGQRIGTVNCLSFHPYKSLLSAGAGDNALVSIYAEENYK, encoded by the exons ATGGCATTGGGAGATCTCATGGCGTCCAGGCTCGTCCACTCCTCGTCCTCCAGGGGACTGTCGTCCTCGCCGACGCCGCCGTTGCCCAATCAACACCACCACCAGAACCACAACCATACCGGGGATGGCCTCCTGGCTGCCAGCGGGCCGGAGCCCAGGAACGGGCTGGAGGCCGACGAGGTGGATAAGTCGGCGCCCGTGCCGTACCTGCCCCAGCTGGTCGTGCTGTGCGAGCAGCGCCACGAGCCTGAGGGGATCGATGAGGCTGCGGCCGCAGCCGCAGGGCCCTCCACCAGTGGCCTCGTCTCCAAGTGGCGCCCCAAGGATCGG ATGAAGACAGGATGTGTTGCACTTGTATTATGTTTAAACATAAGTGTGGATCCACCTGATGTAATTAAAATTTCCCCTTGTGCAAGAATGGAGTGCTGGATAG ATCCTTTTTCTATGGCACCTCCTAAAGCCCTTGAGAGTATTGGAAAAACGTTGCATTCACAGTATGAGCGCTGGCAACCTAAG GCTCGATACAAGCTTCAGCTGGACCCAACAGTGGAGGAAGTTAAGAAGCTTTGCAATACTTGCCGCAAATATGCCAGATCAGAGAGAGTTCTTTTCCATTATAATGGCCATGGCGTACCAAAGCCTACATCTAATGGTGAGATTTGGGTGTTTAACAAG AGTTACACACAGTATATTCCACTTCCAATTACTGATCTTGATTCATGGCTGAAGACACCTTCAATTTACGTTTTTGATTGCTCAGCGTCTGGAATTATTGTGAAAGCTTTTCTAGAG CGCCTAGATTGGAGTTCTAGCTcctctgcatcttcacggaaggACTGCATTCTTCTTGCTGCCTGTGAGGCACATCAAACTCTTCCTCAGAGTGCAGAATTTCCTGCCGATGTGTTTACAGCTTGCCTCACAACACCCATCAAAATGGCTTTGCACTG GTTTTGTAAGCGATCATTACTCCGTGGTTCTCTGGATCTTTCTCTTATTGACCAAATTCCTGGAAGGCAAAATGACCGTAAAACTCTTCTTGGGGAGCTCAATTGGATTTTTACTGCTATAACAGATACAATTGCATGGAATGTTCTTCCTCATG ATCTGTTCCAAAGGCTTTTCAGGCAAGATCTtcttgttgctagcctctttcgtAACTTCTTGCTTGCTGAGAGAATCATGCGATCAGCAAATTGTTCTCCAGTTTCTTATCCGTTGTTACCTCCAACACATCAACACCATATGTG GGATGCATGGGACATGGCTGCTGAGATTTGCCTTTCCAAGCTTCCTCAGTTAATTGCTGATCCAAATGCAGAGTTTCAG CCAAGTCCGTTTTTTACGGAACAACTGACGGCTttcgaagtgtggcttgatcatggcTCCGAGGACAAGAAACCTCCTGAACAGTTACCCATAGTTCTTCAG GTCCTGCTTAGTCAATCACACAGATTTAGAGCACTTGTTCTGCTCGGAAGATTTCTTGACATGGGGCCGTGGGCAGTTGATTTG GCCCTGTCTGTCGGAATATTTCCTTATGTACTCAAACTGCTTCAAACAAGTGCAATGGAGTTGCGTCAAATTCTTGTGTTTATATGGACAAAAATTCTCTCTCTTGATAAG TCGTGCCAGGTTGATTTGGTTAAAGATGGAGGACACACATATTTTGTTAGGTTTCTTGACAGTTTGGATGCTTACCCAGAACAGCGTGCAATGGCTGCTTTTGTTTTAGCAGTCATTGTGGATGGGCATAGGACAGGCCAAGAGGCTTGTATGAATGCAGGGCTTATAGATGTTTGCTTGAGACACCTGCAACCTGAGAATCCTCATGATTCACAGACAGAACCTTTACTTCTACAGTGGCTTTGTTTATGCCTTGGGAAACTCTGGGAAGATTTCCCTGATGTTCAGCTGCTTACTTTACAAACAAATACGCCAGAAATTGTACTATGCTTATTGTCGGAGCCTCAACCTGAG GTCAGAGCTGCTGCTGTTTTTGCACTTGGGACTCTCCTGGATACTACATCATCAAATGGCGCTGATGATGATTCTGACTATGATGAAAAGGTGAAAGCTGAAATAAATGTAGTTCGAAGCCTTCTGCAGATATCTTCAGATGCCAGTCCCCTTGTTCGATCTGAGGTTGCTATAG CGCTTACTCGCTTTGCATTGGGTCATAACAAACATCTCAAATCTGTTGCGGCTGAGTATTGGAAACCTCAATCCAATTCATTGCTGAAGTCACTGCCATCATTGGCAAATATAAATAACCCAAACAATGTTTACAGTCCCAACAATATTCTACAAGGCAGCATTGGTCCTGTGCTGAGGGTTGGCAGTGATAGCAGTGCTGCTGGTCGTGATGGAAGAATGTCTACAAGTAGCCCAATTGCAACAAGTAGCATCATGCATGGCTCTCCCCAGTCAGACGATTCTTCCCAACTCTCTGATTCTGGCTTATTACTGAGAGAGAATGCTAGTAATGGTGGTCCCGGCTACACTAGGTCCAGGCCTGTTGATAATGTCATTTATTCTCAATTTATATCAACTATGTGTTCTTTTGCTAAAGATCCTTACCCAAGAATTGCAACTATTGGTCGGAGAGCACTGTCCCTTATAGGTGTTGAACAAGTAGTCATGAAAAATACTAGATTTAATAGTGGAGGTGCACATCGGGGAGAGACATCTGCTTCAAACTTTGGAATGGCACGCTCTTCATCCTGGCTTGATATGAATTCTG GAAACAACTTGATAAAATTTAGGACCCCTCCTGTTAGCCCTCCTCAGCATGATTTTCTTCCAGGATTACGCCGAGTGTGTTCTATGGAGTTTGGACAACATCCTATAAGTTCACCTGATGGCTTAGCTGTTCCCCTTTTAAGCTCCGCTGCAGCTACCAGTAATGCTGAACTAAGTATACTCCCTCAATCAACAATTTATAACTGGAGTTGTGGTCACTTCTCTAGGCCTCTTTTAATTGGCTCTGATGATAACGAAGAGGCAAATGCTAGAAGGGAAGAGAGAGAACGACTTGCACTAGATTATATCGCTAAGTGCCAGCGCTCCT CAGCTTGCAAGATGACAAACCAAATTGCTAGTTGGGATACGAGGTTTGAGTTGGGAACAAAAACAGCTTTATTGTTGCCATTTTCTCCGATCGTTGTTGCAGCTGATGAAAATGAGCAAATAAG AGTGTGGAACTACGACGATGCGCTGCCAGTGAACTCTTATCAAAACCATAATTTGTCAGACAGAGGGCTATCCAAACTTTTGCTGATTAATGAGCTTGATGAGAGCTTGCTTTTAGCTGCCTCAA GTGATGGAAATGTACGTGTATGGAAAAATTTTACTCAAAAGGGAGGACAAAAACTTGTAACGGCTTTCTCATCCGTTCAGGGACATCGAACTGCTGGTCGCAGTATTGTGATTGACTGGCAGCAGCAATCTGGTTATCTT TATGCATCTGGTGACATGTCTTCCATCTTGCTATGGGATCTTGACAAGGAACAACAACTCAGCACTATTCAGTCATCTGGTGATAGTGCCATTTCTTCACTG TCTGCATCTCAGGTCTGCTCTGGACATTTTGCTGCTGGTTTTGCTGCTGGTTCTGTCAGGATATATGACATACGCTCTCCTGATAG GGTTGTCTATACGGCCAGGCCACACGCACCAAGAACAGAAAAGGTTGTAGGCATAGGGTTTCAACCTGGGTTTGATCCTTACAAG ATTGTAAGCGCATCTCAAGCTGGAGACATTCAGTTTCTTGATGTTAGAAGGTCAGCAGAACCCTACCTGACTATTGAGGCACACAGGGGTTCACTTACAGCATTGGCGGTTCACCGGCATGCCCCAGTTGTTGCTAGTGGCTCAGCCAAGCAGATGATTAAAGTGTTTAGTCTTGAAGGAGAGCAGTTGACAATAATTCGCTACCAGCCATCTTTTATGGGCCAAAGAATAGGCACTGTGAACTGCCTTTCTTTTCACCCATACAAATCACTCCTATCTGCTGGTGCTGGTGATAATGCTCTTGTCTCTATCTACGCCGAGGAAAATTACAAGTAA